The following proteins are co-located in the Acinetobacter shaoyimingii genome:
- a CDS encoding LysR family transcriptional regulator produces MNIPFSRFSDYFIAVAKTGSLRKASEQLFISVSAVHRQIALAEEDLGVVLFERLPNGLKLTLAGELLYADLLKWQKEFQQTKVRFDEIQGLTRGSIQFGLISALSEGFVLNTIQYINAQYPWINLNIEIAESEKVAAKINNAELDFGIILNPKAHNHLEVVGFIEIPIGFVLPCQHPLANADKIYFSDLVNEYHIIPAHPLVIHDYVNALYKHHKFTPNKKTECNDIRMITSLLKQNSGISLLSYFDALPMLNRNELVFKPIQDKGLYPLTMALCIAPKRQISRVSQLMIKHLLEEMEIIKLKLDELNSTKFQNCEVSLAEQENA; encoded by the coding sequence ATGAATATTCCATTTTCACGGTTTTCTGATTATTTTATTGCTGTGGCTAAAACAGGAAGTTTAAGAAAAGCTTCTGAACAATTATTCATCTCTGTATCTGCGGTACATCGTCAAATCGCTTTAGCGGAAGAAGATTTGGGTGTTGTCCTTTTTGAACGTCTACCGAACGGATTAAAACTGACATTAGCCGGTGAACTGCTTTATGCAGACTTACTCAAATGGCAAAAGGAGTTTCAGCAAACCAAAGTTCGTTTTGATGAAATTCAAGGGCTAACACGAGGCAGCATACAATTTGGATTAATTTCTGCCTTATCTGAAGGTTTTGTGCTGAATACAATCCAATACATCAATGCTCAATACCCATGGATCAACTTAAATATTGAGATCGCGGAAAGTGAAAAAGTTGCTGCAAAAATTAATAACGCTGAACTCGATTTTGGCATTATTTTAAATCCCAAAGCCCATAATCATTTAGAAGTCGTTGGCTTTATTGAGATTCCAATTGGTTTTGTTCTACCGTGTCAACATCCTTTAGCCAATGCAGATAAAATCTACTTTTCAGATCTGGTCAATGAGTACCATATTATCCCAGCACATCCTTTGGTCATACATGACTATGTGAATGCTTTATATAAACACCATAAATTCACACCAAATAAAAAGACTGAATGTAATGACATTAGAATGATAACTTCATTACTTAAACAAAATTCAGGAATTAGTTTACTCAGTTATTTCGATGCATTACCAATGCTGAATCGTAATGAATTGGTCTTTAAACCCATTCAAGACAAAGGTTTGTATCCATTAACTATGGCTTTGTGTATTGCACCAAAGCGTCAAATTTCACGTGTTTCTCAACTGATGATTAAACATTTACTGGAAGAGATGGAAATCATCAAACTGAAGTTGGATGAATTGAACTCAACTAAGTTTCAAAATTGTGAAGTGAGTTTGGCTGAACAAGAAAATGCATGA
- a CDS encoding Rieske 2Fe-2S domain-containing protein — translation MNAIPVINLFTQPSCSDFEPTDWNILAQHWYPVARIQDVSTTPQQVMLLDVKMALYKTESGAIHLVRDICPHRGVPLTKGWVKGEEIICAYHGLHYNEHGKCTKIPAQPELTNISDRFNLTKFPVVLKYGLVWTSLFSRDESKANFPDLDTWDVEGHQSILPAFVDIAGSSGRQLEGFIDVAHFAWVHHESFADRDNPIVQKYSTVRTDYGLHTEYLSNVSNYPHGLQHLAPEDFVWKRVFDVYPPFSAILTVHFPEDGVLKILNACCPVSHNKTRLFVPLTRNFDTTGDLQAVYDFNAQIFAEDQDMVESQKPEELPLDITMEAHFEADRSSTTYRRILAEWGLSKRYVV, via the coding sequence ATGAATGCTATTCCAGTGATCAACTTATTTACGCAACCGAGTTGCAGTGATTTTGAACCAACAGATTGGAATATTTTGGCGCAACATTGGTATCCTGTTGCACGCATTCAAGATGTGTCGACTACACCACAACAGGTCATGTTGCTTGATGTGAAAATGGCATTGTATAAAACGGAGAGTGGTGCAATTCATTTGGTTCGTGATATTTGCCCGCATCGTGGCGTGCCACTCACTAAAGGATGGGTCAAGGGTGAAGAAATCATCTGTGCTTATCATGGCTTACATTATAACGAGCATGGCAAATGTACCAAAATTCCAGCACAACCAGAACTGACCAATATTTCAGACCGTTTTAATCTTACTAAATTTCCAGTGGTGCTTAAGTATGGATTGGTGTGGACCAGTTTATTTAGCCGTGATGAATCGAAAGCGAATTTTCCTGATTTAGATACATGGGATGTTGAAGGGCATCAATCTATCTTGCCAGCATTTGTTGATATTGCTGGATCAAGTGGTCGTCAGTTGGAGGGTTTTATTGATGTAGCGCATTTTGCGTGGGTGCATCATGAGTCTTTTGCTGATCGCGACAATCCAATTGTGCAAAAATATTCAACTGTTCGTACGGATTATGGTTTGCACACCGAATATTTAAGCAATGTCAGTAATTATCCACATGGATTGCAACATCTTGCACCTGAAGACTTTGTTTGGAAACGGGTTTTTGATGTTTATCCACCATTTTCTGCAATCTTGACCGTGCATTTTCCAGAAGATGGCGTATTGAAGATTTTAAATGCCTGTTGCCCAGTATCACATAACAAAACACGCTTATTTGTACCCTTAACACGTAACTTCGATACCACCGGTGATTTGCAAGCTGTATATGATTTTAATGCGCAAATTTTTGCTGAAGATCAAGACATGGTTGAAAGTCAAAAACCAGAAGAACTTCCACTTGATATTACCATGGAAGCACATTTTGAGGCGGATCGATCATCAACAACGTATCGTCGTATTTTAGCGGAATGGGGTTTAAGCAAACGATATGTTGTGTAA
- a CDS encoding nucleoside deaminase, with amino-acid sequence MTIPTHQQCLEFLRLSNDVGRRAMHMGHHPFGAVLVAPDQKTVLLTQCNIDTVNHAESTLARIAASNYPAEYLWQCTLYTAVEPCCMCSGTIYWANIGRVVYGMTEANLLQCTGNHSENPTMSVSAQYVFEHGQKNIELIGPIVEIEQETIQLQKEFWSTR; translated from the coding sequence ATGACGATACCCACACATCAACAATGCCTAGAATTTTTAAGACTCTCAAACGATGTTGGTCGACGTGCCATGCACATGGGGCACCATCCCTTTGGTGCCGTTCTGGTTGCTCCAGATCAAAAAACTGTACTCTTGACGCAGTGTAATATTGATACAGTCAATCATGCTGAATCGACCCTTGCACGTATAGCAGCGAGTAATTATCCAGCTGAATATTTATGGCAGTGTACACTTTATACAGCTGTCGAGCCTTGTTGTATGTGCTCTGGCACCATTTACTGGGCAAATATAGGGCGTGTGGTTTATGGCATGACGGAAGCAAATTTATTGCAATGTACGGGTAATCATAGTGAAAACCCTACCATGAGTGTTTCAGCACAATACGTATTTGAACATGGTCAAAAAAATATCGAGCTGATCGGACCTATAGTCGAAATTGAACAAGAAACCATTCAGTTGCAAAAAGAATTTTGGTCGACAAGATAA
- a CDS encoding BMP family ABC transporter substrate-binding protein: MQTLFAVGIIGASTLGYSQDKAAFVYLGPTSDHGWTYSHEQGRLKAQKVLGNKIKTSYIENVPETADAERVIRNLAQQGNQVIFGTSFGYMNAMDKVAKQFPKTIFMHATGYKQGKNLGVYEIKTFEGAYMIGVLAGLKTKTNTIGVVASFPIPEVVRNINAYTLGAQSVNPKIETKVIWANTWFNPGKERDAALALISQGADVLMQNTDSPAVVQAAQQKGVYAFGWNSDMTKFGKNAHLAAAVLHWEKFYEPVMSQVVNKTWKTQALKFGVKEGAVNIENFGPAVSTEQKTKALSVRDALHKGTVHPFAGPIYKQDGSLLIEKSKVLSDAQLSSMNYYVKGVKGVFPQ; encoded by the coding sequence ATGCAAACATTATTCGCAGTGGGCATTATTGGGGCATCTACACTGGGTTATAGTCAGGACAAAGCTGCATTTGTTTATTTGGGGCCGACCAGTGATCATGGTTGGACCTATTCTCATGAACAAGGTCGTTTAAAAGCACAAAAAGTTTTGGGAAATAAAATTAAAACTTCGTATATCGAAAATGTCCCTGAAACTGCCGATGCTGAACGTGTGATTCGTAATTTAGCCCAACAAGGCAACCAAGTGATTTTTGGTACTTCTTTTGGTTATATGAATGCCATGGATAAAGTGGCGAAGCAGTTTCCAAAAACCATTTTCATGCATGCAACAGGCTATAAGCAAGGCAAAAATCTTGGGGTTTATGAGATTAAAACCTTTGAAGGGGCTTATATGATTGGAGTTTTGGCAGGCTTAAAAACCAAGACCAATACCATTGGTGTGGTGGCGTCTTTTCCAATTCCTGAAGTGGTGCGAAACATTAATGCCTACACCTTAGGGGCACAGAGTGTGAACCCTAAAATTGAGACCAAAGTCATTTGGGCAAATACGTGGTTTAACCCAGGCAAAGAACGAGATGCGGCACTCGCGCTTATTTCTCAAGGTGCTGATGTGCTCATGCAAAACACAGACTCACCAGCGGTAGTACAAGCTGCTCAACAAAAAGGTGTTTATGCATTTGGTTGGAATTCAGATATGACCAAATTTGGTAAAAATGCACACTTGGCAGCAGCAGTTTTACATTGGGAAAAATTTTATGAGCCTGTGATGAGTCAAGTCGTGAATAAAACGTGGAAAACCCAAGCGCTTAAATTTGGTGTCAAAGAAGGTGCTGTCAATATTGAAAATTTTGGACCAGCAGTTTCAACAGAACAAAAAACAAAAGCACTTTCAGTGCGTGATGCTTTGCATAAGGGCACTGTTCATCCATTTGCAGGACCGATTTATAAACAAGATGGTTCATTGCTGATTGAGAAATCAAAAGTACTGAGTGATGCTCAATTAAGTTCAATGAATTACTACGTTAAAGGTGTTAAAGGCGTTTTCCCACAATAA
- a CDS encoding isopenicillin N synthase family dioxygenase → MSIPIIDLAHLNSSNPADVRHIVNLIREAAMSSGFFYIKNHGVDPAIVERQFALAKKLFDLPDHVKQKYDQSHNFSHRGFEQIAAQKSDIYAKADLKEGFYCGKNYAEDDPFVLARYQNYGINQWPNEEVPETESYCQEYIALMNGLCEQIMQLLALSLDLPQDYFDESCINPMVTLRLLKYPPHPKDADENTFGAGAHTDWGSVTILAQDNLGGLEVCLPDGTWIEAKPIENTFVVNLGDLIPRWTNGLYNSNPHRVRNKYSEGQPRFSIPYFYGPSYLTVIEPLPGTLKQGEQAQYSVCTAGEHMEEMYRRTFDVKTEDLPVLTLA, encoded by the coding sequence ATGAGTATACCTATTATTGATTTAGCCCATTTAAATAGCTCAAATCCTGCAGATGTGCGACATATTGTGAATTTGATTCGTGAAGCTGCAATGAGTTCAGGTTTTTTCTATATTAAAAATCATGGTGTGGATCCAGCCATTGTAGAAAGGCAATTTGCTTTGGCAAAAAAACTCTTTGATTTACCAGATCATGTCAAGCAAAAATATGACCAATCACATAATTTCAGTCATCGTGGTTTTGAACAAATTGCCGCACAAAAATCAGATATTTATGCCAAAGCTGATTTAAAAGAAGGCTTTTATTGCGGCAAAAATTATGCTGAAGACGACCCGTTTGTATTGGCCCGTTATCAAAACTATGGAATAAATCAATGGCCCAATGAAGAAGTGCCTGAAACCGAAAGTTACTGCCAAGAATATATCGCGTTGATGAATGGATTGTGTGAGCAAATCATGCAGTTATTGGCGTTGTCATTAGATTTACCACAAGATTATTTTGATGAAAGCTGTATCAATCCAATGGTTACTTTAAGACTTTTAAAATATCCACCGCACCCCAAAGATGCAGATGAAAATACTTTTGGTGCAGGTGCTCATACAGATTGGGGGTCGGTGACCATCTTAGCTCAAGATAATTTAGGTGGCTTAGAGGTTTGTCTGCCTGATGGTACTTGGATTGAAGCCAAACCGATTGAAAATACTTTTGTTGTGAATCTGGGAGACCTGATTCCAAGATGGACCAATGGTCTATATAACTCTAATCCGCATCGAGTTCGAAATAAATATTCAGAAGGGCAACCACGGTTTTCCATTCCTTATTTTTATGGGCCGAGTTATTTGACAGTCATTGAGCCTTTACCTGGAACATTAAAACAGGGTGAACAAGCTCAATATAGTGTGTGTACCGCAGGTGAGCATATGGAAGAAATGTACAGAAGGACATTCGATGTGAAAACGGAGGATTTGCCCGTTTTAACTTTGGCTTAA
- a CDS encoding BMP family ABC transporter substrate-binding protein: protein MQHDLSKKTKMKTLVTLLLSASAVAFGGMSQVHAADKAAFVYIGPTSDHGWTYSHDQGRIKTEKALAGKFKTSYIENVPETADAERVVRNLAQQGNKVIFATSFGYMNAMEKVSKQFPNTVFMHATGYKQAKNLGVYDLRTYEGAYMLGVVAGQKTKSNTLGVVASFPIPEVVRNINAYTLGAQSVNPKIKTKVVWVNSWFNPGKERDAALALISQGADVLMQNTDSPAVVQAAEQKGAFAFGWDSDMSKFGPKAHLAASVLHWEKVYTPTLQQVAAKTWKPSAIWYGVKQDAVKIESFGPSVTAPMKAKALAVQAGIQRGTLHPFKGPISKQDGSVVVAAGKVLSDAELSKMNYYVKGVEGVIPK, encoded by the coding sequence ATGCAGCACGATTTATCAAAAAAAACCAAAATGAAAACATTGGTTACTTTACTTTTATCTGCATCAGCGGTGGCATTTGGGGGAATGTCACAGGTTCATGCTGCAGATAAAGCAGCATTTGTCTATATCGGTCCGACAAGTGATCATGGTTGGACTTATTCACATGACCAAGGTCGAATTAAAACTGAAAAAGCATTAGCAGGTAAATTTAAGACATCATACATTGAAAATGTACCTGAAACAGCCGATGCAGAACGTGTCGTGCGTAACTTGGCTCAACAGGGCAATAAAGTTATTTTTGCAACTTCTTTTGGTTATATGAATGCAATGGAGAAGGTGTCCAAACAATTTCCAAATACGGTATTCATGCATGCAACAGGGTATAAGCAAGCTAAGAATTTAGGCGTGTATGACCTGCGTACCTATGAAGGTGCATATATGCTTGGTGTTGTAGCAGGTCAGAAAACCAAATCAAATACCTTAGGTGTAGTTGCATCATTCCCAATTCCAGAAGTTGTTCGTAATATCAATGCCTATACTTTAGGCGCTCAAAGTGTCAATCCAAAAATTAAAACAAAAGTCGTCTGGGTGAATTCTTGGTTTAACCCAGGCAAAGAGCGTGATGCTGCATTGGCCTTAATTTCTCAAGGTGCCGATGTACTGATGCAAAATACGGATTCTCCAGCGGTGGTTCAAGCAGCTGAACAAAAAGGTGCATTTGCCTTTGGTTGGGATTCAGATATGTCTAAGTTTGGTCCTAAAGCACATTTAGCTGCTTCAGTGTTGCATTGGGAAAAAGTCTACACACCAACACTACAACAAGTCGCTGCTAAAACTTGGAAGCCAAGTGCAATTTGGTATGGCGTAAAACAAGATGCAGTCAAAATCGAAAGCTTTGGTCCATCCGTAACAGCACCCATGAAAGCAAAAGCACTCGCAGTTCAAGCAGGGATTCAAAGAGGAACGTTACATCCATTTAAAGGTCCAATTTCTAAACAAGATGGCAGTGTTGTTGTCGCTGCTGGAAAAGTGCTGTCCGATGCTGAATTGAGCAAAATGAATTACTACGTGAAAGGCGTCGAAGGTGTCATTCCAAAATAA
- a CDS encoding ABC transporter ATP-binding protein, giving the protein MNDVSPALAEQVLTDHDANHIQKHQIERLELINICKSYNSLKANDGIHLKVQSGQIHAILGENGAGKSTLMKIIYGATKADAGQILWNGKEVKIDNPSMARKLGIGMVYQHFSLFETLTVAENILLGLDEKVDLKQLNEKIIQVSEEYGLPIDPRREVYSLSVGERQRVEIIRCLLQKPSLIILDEPTSVLTPQAVKQLFKTLRLLASQGVSILYISHKLHEIKELCDEATILRNGKVTGNVKPSENSTSDLARLMIGRDLPTYNHADFTGQKESVFSLSEVSFNSDDPFGVSLENIHLSLKTGEIMGIAGISGNGQAELLSLLSGEVETTQGEIYFEGQNISKLDPAERRNLGFGFVPEERLGRGAVPNMTLSQNALLTAFRQGLTRLGLINFNKTQAFAEQCIEKFGVKAAGPQAEARSLSGGNLQKFIVGREILQNPKVLVIAQPTWGVDVGASMFIRQTLIDLSRQGVAILVISEELEELFEISDRICVLSSGKLSAPMNSQETNAEQIGLLMSGLSSPSNINKTFDTQQVSV; this is encoded by the coding sequence ATGAATGATGTCTCACCCGCTTTGGCAGAACAGGTTTTAACAGATCATGATGCCAATCATATTCAAAAACATCAGATTGAACGTTTAGAACTGATCAATATCTGCAAAAGTTATAATTCACTTAAAGCCAATGATGGGATCCATTTAAAAGTTCAATCAGGTCAAATTCATGCAATTTTGGGTGAAAATGGTGCAGGTAAAAGTACCCTGATGAAAATCATTTATGGGGCAACCAAAGCCGATGCAGGTCAAATTCTATGGAATGGCAAAGAAGTCAAAATTGACAATCCATCGATGGCTCGCAAATTGGGCATTGGAATGGTTTATCAGCATTTTTCATTGTTTGAAACTTTGACTGTCGCAGAAAATATATTGCTCGGATTAGATGAGAAAGTTGATCTAAAACAATTAAATGAAAAAATCATTCAAGTCTCAGAAGAATATGGTTTACCTATTGACCCAAGACGAGAAGTGTATTCGCTGTCTGTCGGTGAACGTCAACGCGTTGAAATCATCCGTTGCTTATTGCAGAAGCCTAGCCTAATTATTTTAGATGAACCCACTTCGGTATTGACCCCACAAGCGGTTAAGCAATTGTTTAAAACTTTACGTCTATTGGCTTCACAAGGGGTTTCGATTTTATATATCAGTCATAAATTGCATGAAATCAAAGAACTCTGTGATGAGGCTACCATTCTACGCAATGGTAAAGTGACAGGAAATGTTAAACCAAGTGAAAACAGCACCAGTGATTTAGCCCGCTTAATGATTGGACGCGATTTGCCTACCTATAACCATGCCGACTTTACAGGTCAAAAAGAATCAGTATTTAGCCTAAGCGAAGTCAGTTTTAATTCTGATGATCCATTTGGTGTTTCGCTAGAAAATATTCATTTAAGTTTAAAGACGGGCGAAATCATGGGTATTGCTGGAATTTCCGGCAATGGACAAGCAGAACTTCTATCATTGCTTTCAGGTGAGGTCGAAACGACGCAAGGTGAGATTTATTTCGAAGGTCAAAACATTTCTAAGCTTGATCCTGCAGAGCGACGTAATCTCGGTTTTGGTTTTGTCCCAGAAGAACGTTTAGGACGTGGTGCAGTGCCAAATATGACCTTATCTCAAAATGCTTTGCTCACTGCATTTCGACAAGGATTAACTCGTCTAGGTTTAATCAACTTCAATAAAACCCAAGCCTTTGCAGAACAATGTATTGAAAAATTTGGTGTTAAAGCTGCGGGTCCTCAGGCGGAAGCACGCTCATTATCTGGTGGTAATTTACAGAAATTTATTGTTGGTCGTGAAATATTACAAAATCCCAAAGTTTTGGTGATTGCACAGCCGACTTGGGGCGTCGATGTCGGTGCTTCAATGTTTATACGCCAAACGTTGATTGATTTGTCACGACAAGGGGTTGCAATACTGGTGATTTCTGAAGAGCTAGAAGAACTGTTTGAAATTTCAGATCGCATTTGTGTGTTGTCGAGTGGAAAATTATCTGCGCCAATGAATAGTCAAGAGACCAATGCAGAGCAAATCGGTTTGTTAATGTCAGGTTTGTCTTCACCTTCAAACATCAATAAAACATTCGATACACAGCAAGTATCAGTATAA
- a CDS encoding ABC transporter permease has product MHLLEPREHPSQLMKWLSPVIALVAMLIVGSILFFMLGVSPTQALYVFFIEPLTTSYGLSELAIKASPLILIALGLAVGFRAKLFNIGAEGQLTMGAIFGGGIAVLFYQDMGWWILPLMIVMGAIGGMFWGLIPAVLKTHFNAEETLTTLMMNYVAMFILLYLVNGPWRDPDGMNFPQSVMFNESALLPIILESTRVNASIFITLIAVILFWFFIRKSLTAYKLEVSGQAPLAAKYAGFSSKKAVWLSLGISGLMAGIAGICEVAGPIGQLNPNISPGYGYAAIIVAYLGRLNPIGIVLSGMLMALMYLGGEMAQMQLQLPVAITGIFQGLLLFFLLASDALIEKRYRFAKKKAKKIDHNAAQSVA; this is encoded by the coding sequence ATGCATTTATTAGAACCTAGAGAACATCCTTCACAACTGATGAAATGGCTGTCACCCGTTATAGCTTTAGTTGCAATGCTGATTGTGGGAAGTATTTTATTTTTTATGTTGGGGGTGAGTCCTACTCAAGCCCTATATGTATTTTTTATTGAGCCCTTAACCACAAGCTATGGTTTGAGTGAACTGGCCATTAAAGCCAGTCCCTTGATTTTAATTGCCTTGGGTTTGGCAGTCGGTTTTCGCGCTAAATTATTCAATATTGGTGCAGAAGGCCAGCTGACCATGGGGGCAATTTTTGGTGGTGGTATTGCGGTCTTATTTTATCAAGACATGGGGTGGTGGATCTTACCCTTAATGATCGTGATGGGGGCTATAGGGGGGATGTTTTGGGGGCTTATTCCTGCCGTATTGAAAACCCATTTTAATGCTGAAGAAACGTTAACCACGCTCATGATGAATTATGTCGCGATGTTTATTTTATTGTATTTGGTGAATGGGCCTTGGCGTGATCCAGACGGTATGAACTTCCCTCAATCAGTGATGTTCAACGAAAGTGCTTTATTACCCATCATTTTAGAAAGCACTCGAGTGAATGCCTCTATTTTTATTACGTTGATTGCAGTCATTTTATTTTGGTTTTTTATACGAAAAAGCTTAACCGCATACAAATTAGAAGTCAGTGGGCAAGCGCCTTTGGCGGCAAAATATGCAGGATTTTCTTCTAAAAAAGCCGTCTGGTTGAGCTTAGGAATTTCAGGGCTTATGGCGGGTATTGCAGGCATTTGTGAAGTAGCTGGACCTATTGGTCAATTGAACCCAAATATTTCACCAGGTTATGGTTATGCAGCGATTATTGTGGCTTATCTTGGACGACTTAACCCCATTGGTATCGTGCTCTCGGGCATGTTGATGGCGCTGATGTATTTGGGCGGTGAAATGGCGCAAATGCAATTACAACTCCCAGTTGCTATTACGGGCATTTTCCAAGGGCTTCTTTTGTTCTTCTTGTTGGCATCTGATGCCTTGATTGAAAAACGTTACCGCTTTGCCAAAAAGAAAGCCAAAAAAATCGATCACAATGCGGCACAAAGTGTTGCCTAG
- a CDS encoding ABC transporter permease, whose protein sequence is MSIELTAILAGTVAAATPLIFAGLGELVAERTGVINLGVEGMMLVGAIAGFAFAAQYEASVASALLVGALAGMLMALIFAFFTLSLSTNQSACGLALTIFGIGISAFIGQNYVSMALPGLQSLNIPVLADIPIIGPILFQQNFVVYLSIFAFVMIWYVLSKTRLGLLLKAVGESPESAHAMGYNVLAIRYAAVLFGGAMAGVGGAFLSTVYTPMWIENMVAGRGWIAIALVVFAVWKPTRLMLGAYLFGGVTILQFHAQAIGLNVPNEFLSALPYVATIVVLVIISRDKKLLKLNLPASLGKTFTP, encoded by the coding sequence ATGAGTATAGAATTAACCGCCATTCTTGCTGGAACTGTAGCCGCTGCAACGCCATTAATTTTTGCAGGTTTAGGAGAACTGGTTGCTGAACGTACAGGCGTCATCAACCTCGGTGTTGAAGGCATGATGTTGGTCGGTGCAATTGCTGGTTTTGCTTTTGCTGCCCAATATGAAGCCAGTGTTGCAAGTGCATTATTGGTTGGTGCATTGGCAGGCATGCTCATGGCGCTGATCTTTGCCTTCTTTACTTTGTCTTTAAGCACCAATCAATCCGCTTGTGGTTTGGCATTAACCATTTTTGGAATTGGGATTTCCGCTTTTATTGGTCAAAACTACGTCAGTATGGCATTGCCGGGTTTACAGTCGTTAAACATCCCAGTTTTGGCTGATATCCCAATCATTGGTCCAATCTTATTTCAACAAAACTTTGTGGTGTATTTATCCATCTTTGCTTTTGTGATGATTTGGTACGTACTGAGTAAAACACGTTTGGGACTGTTGCTCAAAGCAGTAGGCGAGTCACCAGAAAGTGCGCATGCAATGGGCTATAACGTGCTTGCGATTCGTTACGCAGCTGTATTATTTGGTGGTGCGATGGCAGGTGTGGGTGGTGCATTTTTATCGACGGTATATACGCCCATGTGGATTGAAAACATGGTAGCAGGTCGCGGCTGGATTGCGATTGCGCTGGTAGTTTTCGCAGTATGGAAACCAACACGCTTAATGTTAGGTGCATACCTATTCGGTGGCGTGACCATCTTGCAGTTTCATGCGCAAGCGATTGGACTCAATGTACCGAATGAGTTTTTATCGGCATTACCATATGTGGCAACCATTGTGGTGTTGGTCATCATTTCACGTGATAAAAAATTGCTCAAACTGAACTTACCTGCATCTTTGGGCAAAACATTTACCCCTTAA
- a CDS encoding amidohydrolase family protein: protein MKLICADYVLTMNATRDCIQHGAVLVDGSKMIAVGKQEALKSLYPNIEIHHYDHGLLMPGLINTHCHSGLLRGTAEGLPVWDWLQQFIDPMHRVLLPHDAKVASYLCYAEALLSGTTTLVDMWRFMDGSAQAAKDLGLRAVLVPYVAEHPDHDYFETLKSNEALIQQWHQQAEGRIHVWVGLEHLFYAEHQALKRIQDLCQHYQTGFHTHSNESQFDVQENLKRYGQRPIQTLEQLGLLDAPQTLLAHCVWTDLTEIQILKQYNVGVAHNPISNMKLASGAAPITTMLEQGVAVGLGTDGEKENNNLDMFEEMKTASLLAKFSNLDAAALDAWSVCEMATILGAKALGMQDQIGSIEVGKCADLIVVNTATPRMTPMIDNGKLFNLHSNLVHAVQGQDVMMTMVNGNIVAEYGALKNADLKQLIDEVNLVTPSLFERREAWLSTQKKVVNELNRAYE from the coding sequence ATGAAATTAATTTGTGCAGATTATGTCCTGACCATGAATGCGACACGTGACTGTATTCAACATGGCGCTGTGTTAGTGGACGGTTCGAAAATGATTGCGGTAGGAAAGCAAGAAGCACTTAAATCTCTTTATCCCAATATCGAGATTCATCACTATGATCATGGTCTGTTGATGCCAGGTTTGATTAATACCCATTGTCATTCAGGTTTACTTCGCGGTACGGCTGAAGGTTTACCTGTTTGGGATTGGTTACAGCAATTTATCGATCCGATGCATCGTGTGTTGTTACCTCATGATGCCAAAGTTGCTTCTTATTTATGTTATGCAGAAGCGTTGCTTTCAGGCACAACAACCCTAGTGGATATGTGGCGTTTTATGGATGGTAGTGCTCAAGCAGCCAAAGATTTAGGTCTTCGTGCAGTACTGGTGCCTTATGTCGCAGAGCATCCCGATCATGATTATTTTGAAACATTAAAGAGTAATGAGGCATTGATTCAACAGTGGCATCAACAAGCAGAAGGCCGTATTCATGTTTGGGTGGGTTTAGAGCATTTATTTTATGCAGAGCATCAAGCCTTAAAACGGATTCAAGATTTGTGTCAGCATTATCAAACAGGTTTTCATACGCACAGTAATGAAAGCCAATTTGATGTGCAAGAGAACTTAAAACGTTATGGTCAAAGACCCATTCAAACCTTAGAACAATTGGGTTTATTGGATGCACCTCAAACTTTATTAGCGCATTGCGTATGGACGGATTTGACCGAAATTCAAATTTTAAAACAATACAATGTTGGGGTTGCACACAATCCAATTTCTAATATGAAGCTCGCATCTGGAGCAGCCCCGATTACCACCATGTTAGAACAGGGCGTTGCTGTGGGTTTAGGTACAGACGGTGAAAAAGAAAATAATAATTTAGATATGTTTGAAGAAATGAAAACAGCATCTTTATTGGCAAAATTTTCAAATCTAGATGCTGCTGCGCTTGATGCTTGGTCAGTATGTGAAATGGCAACGATTCTAGGGGCCAAAGCACTGGGAATGCAAGACCAAATTGGTTCTATTGAAGTTGGAAAATGTGCAGATTTAATTGTGGTCAATACTGCAACACCTCGAATGACACCCATGATTGATAATGGCAAACTGTTTAACTTACACAGCAATTTAGTTCATGCAGTTCAAGGCCAAGATGTGATGATGACTATGGTCAATGGCAACATCGTCGCTGAATATGGAGCCTTAAAAAATGCCGATTTAAAACAACTTATAGATGAGGTAAATCTGGTAACACCATCTTTATTTGAACGACGTGAAGCATGGCTATCTACACAAAAGAAAGTTGTAAACGAATTAAATCGTGCCTATGAATAG